One genomic segment of Intestinimonas butyriciproducens includes these proteins:
- the eutS gene encoding ethanolamine utilization microcompartment protein EutS: MSFGDILCGRIVSPLIELDEKKRIIQEFVPGKQVTLCHVIANPNESLYTKLGLIDARGAVGIMTITPSEAAMIAADVSTKAAAVEIGFVDRFNGSLVITGDVAAVEAALRNVMQVLCNMMGFSPAPLTKT; this comes from the coding sequence ATGTCTTTTGGGGACATACTCTGTGGAAGGATCGTGAGCCCTTTGATTGAATTGGATGAAAAAAAGCGAATTATTCAGGAGTTTGTTCCCGGCAAGCAGGTGACGCTGTGCCACGTGATCGCGAATCCGAACGAGTCGCTGTATACAAAGCTGGGATTGATTGACGCCCGGGGCGCCGTGGGGATCATGACGATCACCCCCAGCGAGGCCGCGATGATCGCGGCCGATGTCTCCACCAAGGCCGCGGCTGTGGAGATCGGCTTTGTGGACCGCTTCAATGGCTCCTTGGTCATCACGGGAGACGTGGCGGCCGTGGAGGCCGCGCTGCGCAACGTGATGCAGGTCCTGTGCAACATGATGGGGTTCAGCCCTGCGCCGCTGACCAAGACCTGA